A genomic region of Paramormyrops kingsleyae isolate MSU_618 chromosome 19, PKINGS_0.4, whole genome shotgun sequence contains the following coding sequences:
- the LOC111836748 gene encoding synaptotagmin-14-like isoform X3: MEFFWNFQQNLPSISSILNPVTSAMGDLADVMGDATYAVSDQLTEQIMIIKSKVQLSQQEEVATVQVCKPGADDRQPRSQAMTNTTRPLGVYANCDCLQTSGKTVTGDSEIPEKGTLKIGDAIQASHLAEQTQEEEVSFHMFKDKYKKISIDSQGHVTSDQATLKKSQDSRILGPAVKEKDLSPTMRDCDAEMEVVGRRAIPCDNRLGQPLPCSLHVKDNNRPSSEKNKTSSKVNSAVHGNPVRESMPKCIRKNQEESHKVDSGRLTEEREKANPAIEKDLLGSSSDSEDEERRPHLEGVQRWVAPWPRQDCYSEPRPKYSSLSAESKGYSGKDSTGEANGIQRMRRIPPLDELQPPPYQDEEGSPCMPCMPSDAGVTHCRPSREASGRALSRTRELSLSEASADLEMENYLTKGYEEDVPSDSTAVLSPQNAPALQFPIGYEPEPLAKYGTLDVAFDYDAREQRLAVTVTAATDIPALCSAGNVAWQVHLVLLPTKKQRAKTGVQRGPCPVFTETFRFSPVEQDAIGNYAVRFRLYSVRRMRTEKVLGEKVFHLTKLNLQGKVALPVTLEPGCAPTGCGSLVSITRSDGTPSFRSTGHAPAAAEILVGLVYNAATGCLSVEVIKGSHFKNMAAEKPPTSRCSHLECFSKSSEGVSTSWPPWSYTKESLLIKRKTWPDSLALDLQPMASRG, from the exons ATGGAATTTTTTTGGAACTTTCAGCAGAACCTGCCCTCTATTTCCTCTATCCTGAATCCAGTCACCAGTGCTATGGGTGACCTGGCTGATGTCATGGGAGATGCTACATATGCTGTAAGCGACCAGCTGACAGAGCAGATCATGATCATCAAGAGCAAGGTGCAGCTCAGCCAGCAGGAAGAGGTTGCTACAGTACAGGTGTGCAAGCCTGGGGCAGACGACCGCCAACCGAGATCACAAGCCATGACTAATACCACTCGCCCCCTGGGAGTCTATGCAAACTGTGACTGCCTGCAGACCTCTGGAAAGACTGTAACGGGGGATTCGGAAATCCCAGAGAAGGGAACCTTAAAAATAGGTGACGCTATTCAAGCATCTCATTTAGCAGAGCAAACGCAAGAAGAGGAAGTATCCTTTCATATGTTCAAagacaaatataaaaaaatcagtATTGACTCCCAAGGTCATGTAACTTCGGACCAGGCTACCTTGAAGAAATCCCAAGACTCCAGAATTCTGGGTCCAGCTGTGAAAGAGAAAGACTTATCACCCACCATGAGGGATTGTGATGCTGAGATGGAGGTAGTGGGCAGAAGGGCAATTCCATGCGATAACAGGCTAGGTCAACCATTACCCTGTTCCCTTCATGTTAAAGACAACAATAGACCGTCAAgtgaaaagaacaaaacaaGTTCTAAGGTGAACAGCGCCGTGCATGGGAATCCAGTAAGAGAGAGCATGCCCAAATGCATTCGAAAGAACCAAGAAGAGTCACATAAAGTGGATTCAGGGAGATTaacagaagagagagagaaagcaaaTCCAGCGATTG AGAAAGATCTTCTAGGCTCTTCCTCAGATAGTGAGGATGAGGAAAGAAGGCCGCACCTGGAGGGCGTACAGCGATGGGTGGCACCTTGGCCCCGGCAGGACTGTTACTCGGAGCCGAGACCAAAGTACAGCTCTCTGTCAGCTGAGAGCAAGGGCTACAGCGGCAAGGACTCCACTGGAGAGG CCAATGGCATCCAGAGGATGAGGCGAATCCCCCCACTGGATGAGCTGCAGCCCCCCCCATATCAGGATGAGGAAGGGTCTCCGTGCATGCCCTGCATGCCTTCTGACGCAGGTGTCACCCACTGTAGGCCGTCCCGCGAGGCCAGCGGCCGGGCCCTCAGCAGGACCCGGGAGCTGTCGCTCAGCGAAGCCAGTGCTGACCTGGAGATGGAGAACTACCTAACCAAAGGCTATGAAGAGGATGTTCCTAGTGACAGCACCGCGGTCCTCAGCCCACAG AATGCTCCAGCCCTACAGTTCCCCATAGGCTATGAGCCAGAACCCCTAGCCAAGTATGGCACTCTGGATGTGGCTTTCGACTACGACGCCCGGGAGCAGCGGCTGGCAGTGACGGTGACGGCCGCCACGGACATCCCGGCCCTCTGCAGTGCCGGCAACGTGGCCTGGCAGGTACACCTGGTGCTGCTGCCCACCAAAAAGCAGCGGGCCAAGACGGGCGTGCAGAGGGGGCCTTGTCCGGTCTTCACTGAGACGTTCCGCTTCAGCCCCGTGGAGCAGGATGCCATCGGGAACTATGCCGTGCGCTTCCGTCTTTACAGCGTGCGACGTATGCGCACCGAGAAGGTGCTGGGCGAGAAGGTCTTCCACCTCACCAAGCTCAACCTGCAGGGCAAGGTAGCCCTGCCTGTCACTCTGGAGCCTGGGTGTGCCCCTACG GGCTGCGGCTCACTGGTCAGCATAACCCGCAGCGATGGCACGCCGTCCTTCCGCTCGACGGGACACGCCCCCGCCGCCGCTGAGATCCTAGTGGGGCTCGTTTATAACGCTGCCACGGGCTGCCTCTCTGTGGAGGTCATCAAGGGCAGTCACTTCAAAAACATGGCTGCCGAAAAGCCGCCCA cttccagatgtagccacctggagtGCTTCTCCAAGAGttctgaaggagtttccacaagttggCCACCTTGGTCTTACACAAAAGAAAGCCTCTTGATAAAGCGTAAAACATGGCCTGATTCTCTGGCTCTCGATTTACAGCCAATGGCATCCAGAGGATGA
- the LOC111836748 gene encoding synaptotagmin-14-like isoform X4 has protein sequence MEFFWNFQQNLPSISSILNPVTSAMGDLADVMGDATYAVSDQLTEQIMIIKSKVQLSQQEEVATVQVCKPGADDRQPRSQAMTNTTRPLGVYANCDCLQTSGKTVTGDSEIPEKGTLKIGDAIQASHLAEQTQEEEVSFHMFKDKYKKISIDSQGHVTSDQATLKKSQDSRILGPAVKEKDLSPTMRDCDAEMEVVGRRAIPCDNRLGQPLPCSLHVKDNNRPSSEKNKTSSKVNSAVHGNPVRESMPKCIRKNQEESHKVDSGRLTEEREKANPAIEKDLLGSSSDSEDEERRPHLEGVQRWVAPWPRQDCYSEPRPKYSSLSAESKGYSGKDSTGEANGIQRMRRIPPLDELQPPPYQDEEGSPCMPCMPSDAGVTHCRPSREASGRALSRTRELSLSEASADLEMENYLTKGYEEDVPSDSTAVLSPQNAPALQFPIGYEPEPLAKYGTLDVAFDYDAREQRLAVTVTAATDIPALCSAGNVAWQVHLVLLPTKKQRAKTGVQRGPCPVFTETFRFSPVEQDAIGNYAVRFRLYSVRRMRTEKVLGEKVFHLTKLNLQGKVALPVTLEPGCAPTGCGSLVSITRSDGTPSFRSTGHAPAAAEILVGLVYNAATGCLSVEVIKGSHFKNMAAEKPPTNGIQRMRRIPPLDELQPPPYQDEEGSPCMPCMPSHSK, from the exons ATGGAATTTTTTTGGAACTTTCAGCAGAACCTGCCCTCTATTTCCTCTATCCTGAATCCAGTCACCAGTGCTATGGGTGACCTGGCTGATGTCATGGGAGATGCTACATATGCTGTAAGCGACCAGCTGACAGAGCAGATCATGATCATCAAGAGCAAGGTGCAGCTCAGCCAGCAGGAAGAGGTTGCTACAGTACAGGTGTGCAAGCCTGGGGCAGACGACCGCCAACCGAGATCACAAGCCATGACTAATACCACTCGCCCCCTGGGAGTCTATGCAAACTGTGACTGCCTGCAGACCTCTGGAAAGACTGTAACGGGGGATTCGGAAATCCCAGAGAAGGGAACCTTAAAAATAGGTGACGCTATTCAAGCATCTCATTTAGCAGAGCAAACGCAAGAAGAGGAAGTATCCTTTCATATGTTCAAagacaaatataaaaaaatcagtATTGACTCCCAAGGTCATGTAACTTCGGACCAGGCTACCTTGAAGAAATCCCAAGACTCCAGAATTCTGGGTCCAGCTGTGAAAGAGAAAGACTTATCACCCACCATGAGGGATTGTGATGCTGAGATGGAGGTAGTGGGCAGAAGGGCAATTCCATGCGATAACAGGCTAGGTCAACCATTACCCTGTTCCCTTCATGTTAAAGACAACAATAGACCGTCAAgtgaaaagaacaaaacaaGTTCTAAGGTGAACAGCGCCGTGCATGGGAATCCAGTAAGAGAGAGCATGCCCAAATGCATTCGAAAGAACCAAGAAGAGTCACATAAAGTGGATTCAGGGAGATTaacagaagagagagagaaagcaaaTCCAGCGATTG AGAAAGATCTTCTAGGCTCTTCCTCAGATAGTGAGGATGAGGAAAGAAGGCCGCACCTGGAGGGCGTACAGCGATGGGTGGCACCTTGGCCCCGGCAGGACTGTTACTCGGAGCCGAGACCAAAGTACAGCTCTCTGTCAGCTGAGAGCAAGGGCTACAGCGGCAAGGACTCCACTGGAGAGG CCAATGGCATCCAGAGGATGAGGCGAATCCCCCCACTGGATGAGCTGCAGCCCCCCCCATATCAGGATGAGGAAGGGTCTCCGTGCATGCCCTGCATGCCTTCTGACGCAGGTGTCACCCACTGTAGGCCGTCCCGCGAGGCCAGCGGCCGGGCCCTCAGCAGGACCCGGGAGCTGTCGCTCAGCGAAGCCAGTGCTGACCTGGAGATGGAGAACTACCTAACCAAAGGCTATGAAGAGGATGTTCCTAGTGACAGCACCGCGGTCCTCAGCCCACAG AATGCTCCAGCCCTACAGTTCCCCATAGGCTATGAGCCAGAACCCCTAGCCAAGTATGGCACTCTGGATGTGGCTTTCGACTACGACGCCCGGGAGCAGCGGCTGGCAGTGACGGTGACGGCCGCCACGGACATCCCGGCCCTCTGCAGTGCCGGCAACGTGGCCTGGCAGGTACACCTGGTGCTGCTGCCCACCAAAAAGCAGCGGGCCAAGACGGGCGTGCAGAGGGGGCCTTGTCCGGTCTTCACTGAGACGTTCCGCTTCAGCCCCGTGGAGCAGGATGCCATCGGGAACTATGCCGTGCGCTTCCGTCTTTACAGCGTGCGACGTATGCGCACCGAGAAGGTGCTGGGCGAGAAGGTCTTCCACCTCACCAAGCTCAACCTGCAGGGCAAGGTAGCCCTGCCTGTCACTCTGGAGCCTGGGTGTGCCCCTACG GGCTGCGGCTCACTGGTCAGCATAACCCGCAGCGATGGCACGCCGTCCTTCCGCTCGACGGGACACGCCCCCGCCGCCGCTGAGATCCTAGTGGGGCTCGTTTATAACGCTGCCACGGGCTGCCTCTCTGTGGAGGTCATCAAGGGCAGTCACTTCAAAAACATGGCTGCCGAAAAGCCGCCCA CCAATGGCATCCAGAGGATGAGGCGAATCCCCCCACTGGATGAGCTGCAGCCCCCCCCATATCAGGATGAGGAAGGGTCTCCGTGCATGCCCTGCATGCCTTCTCATTCCAAATGA